A region of Pyxidicoccus parkwaysis DNA encodes the following proteins:
- a CDS encoding RHS repeat-associated core domain-containing protein has protein sequence MTRKLIATLGLLGAAACGTQEMTPQSPEDLRGQTARQLLTLPANTILPTETGADGTAAGMTTGSASVTSEGRAAYTLPIWVPTGRAGMEPELSLAYRSDGGNGLLGAGWTLRGLSAITRCRKTVAQDGLPERVTFTSQDVFCLDGQRLVAIQGEYGASNTLYRTEQDSFARVVSLQADALGPTQFKVYQKDGRILTFGALNNSTFQGERISARPLGEQDISVERDGRLNRFSWALTQVEDRSGNYLSIRYSQVFNTDDSTYEHFPVEISYAASSLTPARGPTRFISFDYETRPDAGVSYVSGFKTKQSRRLSTLAVLATDPATNQRVVLRRYNLRYTTEWLSERSLLQSLQECDGSGVCKRPVTFGWSANTGAFSDTDTGLTDITDKGSSFLEPGYWTMQPVDLDGDGRDDLAFRRPFNTNGQTFEWAVHHASPSGYGPAMPLSLVYQDCPTTNVHEGRWVDINLDGRVDVGMVETPRCEYETGSFEHRLQLRTRTAAGSWNLASDVLHGRESVPPKFSYADLDGDGFVDLIRRKQSSTSPGLRYSRNVSGQFSPAVDIVPSETAESEAYALDLDGSGRTSLLTKERVPGTQTTRGKRYFAVRFNGTNFDLSETTLVRSDVNDKPYIFLDINGDGLMDAVRTPETGGDLEIQMNTGDGFAPPIFQDLSQTFEVGAWKGDNGLRPIDFNLDGRHDLLLMDNRGGVRTQLVVLMSDGSKFLPVSLNIPVGRSVGNSTPGSYRLSQVMDANGDGLTDLAQVVNGTLHVYTRQGMPPALLTSVSDSLGARVEFGYKPMTDASVYTRGTACTAPQTCLKSGQWLVSELRRDTGLPSLRVERYQYEDGRADVQGRGMLGFSKVTVTDLSTGRKVETTYDLTTRSGTFYPYAKLPAVETTWTPIPPRFHTLTRSIQYRHTLTPGASGGQILRVFPEVTTETQAEGDMDRGDGVPGPASPLRWITTTWGYDDAYGNLVSRQFSLNGGVETKSWSAQYHNLESAWLIGLPHTVTESSTASGDTVTRTRSLQYVAGTALLEKETLEPGSPDLELSTTYVRAPDGVVSQILRAAPGLPTRATTLEYGTADRTFPTATVNALNHREEMLYHWGLGVLAVSVNANGVRTAWQYDGFGRVRKEDGPEQADSTTSYGWAPPGGNDVLQVLTTQAGGQEALVTADRLGRTLTTRTRTFQGGFTRTTQEYDAQGRIAKVWQTSPLNPSQQVFTEYLFDALNRQTGIRYPDQTSTSSVYDGLRVRNTDAKGALRVIQQHPNGKPELIEEYVSPSSVLQTRYVYGPFDTLKKVTDPQGNETVMTFDRLGRRTELRDPDSGLSVTRYNPFGEVRETVDAKGTTTTFLYDVLGRKTRASNGVDGVSRLVWDTAAHGLGQLASSTQEGDPGTPNDDITIVHTFDALGRPAADTWGVDGRFYSIDHGYDVYSRLRTLTYPGVGGQRLSVEYAYTDWGQLQRVNDSITGSAYWTAESRNALGQLTRETFGNGIISQRAYDVNGYLRFIDSKRGTVPVQALAFEYGPSGNLHSRHDLIGKSTEDFVHDDLDRLTQWSVFQNCRSSTLEYPYDSLGNLLGSEVVTGTGVASTLFYEKTNGAGPHAVTRSQEGSYTYDLNGNQVSAPGRIVTYTSFRLPSSLSTTSGTTTFRYDAHGTRTVKVLPGGEKTVYVGGLYEMRSAPDGSELHAFNIQGAERTVAQVLWRAQAGQQATSERRLFLHTDHLGSVETTTDDLGQVVARMKYEPFGGRRFAQDLSLPQGQVSWESFQGFTGHEHDEESGLINMRGRIYDPKLGRFLSPDPFIQAPLRSQSFNRYSYVLNNPLRFTDPSGYLAMDTIIVYDSWYGGYTALGGGYVQTVTNRHCEASDGCEGLLTEVNVTRSMSPEFSYFLLRMMEFSFATEINRYATNARLFLESDFLVGFKEGFQHDLESLRPPQPPPYIIPTQNGDGSINWDGVFQETQTTAKTIAWMVSIVSLFDGMKMEVPPAGANARFSGFVPGQPRTNVEPPVSTPAPGKTLPWSSKALKQAEVALEQGATSVHVGSRAEAEELFLGRYAGEGYRNVTKMSPTEAKNFFGGKAGSYHWDEGPDAFPHGQDHLQVHTYGGDVIRIYF, from the coding sequence ATGACTCGCAAACTCATTGCAACTCTTGGCCTCCTGGGTGCCGCCGCGTGTGGCACCCAGGAAATGACGCCGCAGTCTCCCGAAGACCTGCGGGGGCAGACGGCCCGGCAACTCCTCACCCTGCCCGCGAACACAATCCTCCCCACGGAGACGGGGGCAGACGGCACGGCTGCCGGGATGACGACGGGCAGTGCCTCCGTGACCTCCGAAGGCCGTGCGGCCTACACCCTTCCGATATGGGTTCCCACCGGCCGCGCGGGCATGGAGCCGGAGCTCTCGCTGGCCTACCGCAGTGATGGCGGCAACGGCCTGTTGGGCGCGGGTTGGACGCTCAGGGGCCTGTCGGCCATCACCCGGTGCAGGAAGACCGTTGCCCAGGATGGGCTCCCCGAGCGGGTGACCTTCACCTCCCAGGACGTCTTCTGTCTGGACGGCCAGCGCCTGGTGGCCATCCAGGGGGAGTACGGTGCTTCGAACACCCTCTACCGGACCGAGCAGGACTCCTTCGCCCGCGTCGTCTCGCTCCAGGCGGATGCCCTGGGGCCCACCCAGTTCAAGGTGTACCAGAAGGATGGACGCATCCTGACCTTCGGGGCACTCAACAACTCCACCTTCCAGGGAGAGCGCATCAGCGCACGCCCGCTGGGAGAGCAGGACATCTCTGTTGAGCGGGATGGCCGCCTGAACCGCTTCTCATGGGCGCTGACCCAGGTCGAGGACCGCAGCGGCAACTACCTCTCCATCCGCTACAGCCAGGTCTTCAACACGGACGACTCCACCTACGAGCACTTCCCCGTCGAGATCTCCTACGCGGCGTCTTCGCTCACTCCCGCGCGCGGACCGACACGTTTCATCTCCTTCGACTATGAGACCCGGCCGGACGCCGGTGTGTCCTATGTCTCCGGTTTCAAGACGAAGCAGAGCCGGCGTCTGAGCACGCTTGCGGTCCTCGCCACCGACCCCGCGACGAACCAACGCGTGGTCCTGCGCAGGTACAATCTGCGCTACACGACGGAGTGGCTCAGCGAGCGCAGCCTCCTTCAGTCCTTGCAGGAGTGTGATGGGTCTGGTGTCTGCAAGCGGCCCGTCACCTTTGGCTGGTCCGCCAACACCGGCGCGTTCTCGGATACCGATACGGGCCTGACGGACATCACCGACAAGGGCTCCAGCTTCCTCGAGCCGGGCTATTGGACCATGCAGCCCGTCGACCTCGATGGGGACGGCCGCGACGACCTGGCCTTCCGCAGACCGTTCAACACCAACGGGCAGACATTCGAGTGGGCTGTCCACCATGCGTCGCCCTCGGGGTACGGCCCCGCCATGCCCTTGTCGCTGGTCTACCAGGACTGCCCGACCACGAACGTACACGAGGGCCGGTGGGTGGACATCAACCTGGATGGCCGCGTGGACGTGGGGATGGTCGAAACGCCGAGGTGTGAGTACGAAACAGGCTCCTTCGAGCACCGGCTCCAACTCAGGACGCGCACCGCGGCGGGAAGCTGGAACCTCGCCTCGGATGTACTCCACGGCAGAGAGAGTGTTCCGCCGAAGTTTTCCTACGCCGACCTCGATGGCGACGGCTTCGTCGACCTCATCCGTCGAAAGCAGTCGAGCACCTCGCCCGGGCTTCGGTACTCCCGCAATGTGTCCGGCCAGTTCTCGCCAGCCGTGGACATCGTCCCGTCCGAGACGGCCGAGAGCGAGGCGTATGCACTCGACCTGGATGGCTCGGGACGGACGAGCCTGCTCACCAAGGAGCGCGTGCCCGGTACGCAGACCACCCGGGGCAAGCGCTACTTCGCGGTCCGATTCAATGGAACGAACTTCGACCTCTCGGAGACCACCCTCGTCCGCTCAGACGTCAATGACAAGCCCTACATCTTCCTGGACATCAACGGAGACGGCTTGATGGACGCGGTCCGCACGCCTGAGACGGGCGGTGACCTCGAGATCCAGATGAATACGGGGGATGGCTTCGCGCCGCCCATCTTCCAGGACCTCTCGCAGACCTTCGAGGTGGGGGCCTGGAAGGGCGACAACGGACTGCGCCCCATCGACTTCAACCTCGATGGCAGGCACGACCTGCTGTTGATGGACAACCGCGGGGGCGTACGCACCCAGCTCGTGGTTCTGATGTCGGATGGCAGCAAGTTCCTTCCGGTGTCGCTGAATATCCCCGTGGGGCGGAGCGTAGGGAACTCGACCCCGGGGAGCTACCGGCTCTCCCAGGTGATGGATGCCAACGGAGACGGGCTGACCGACCTGGCTCAGGTCGTCAATGGAACGCTGCACGTGTACACCCGTCAGGGAATGCCTCCAGCGCTTCTGACCTCCGTCAGTGACAGCCTTGGGGCCCGGGTGGAGTTCGGCTACAAGCCGATGACAGACGCGAGCGTCTACACCCGAGGCACGGCCTGCACCGCACCCCAGACATGTCTCAAGAGCGGCCAATGGCTGGTTTCAGAGCTGCGCCGTGACACCGGGCTGCCGTCTCTGCGCGTCGAGCGCTACCAGTACGAGGACGGACGCGCCGACGTACAGGGCCGCGGCATGCTGGGCTTCAGCAAGGTGACGGTGACGGACCTTTCGACGGGGCGAAAGGTGGAGACCACGTACGACCTCACCACTCGCTCCGGCACCTTCTATCCATACGCGAAGCTACCGGCTGTGGAGACGACCTGGACACCCATCCCTCCGCGCTTCCATACACTGACTCGCAGCATCCAGTACCGCCACACGCTCACGCCGGGAGCCTCGGGCGGGCAAATCCTCCGGGTCTTCCCTGAAGTCACGACGGAAACCCAGGCAGAGGGCGACATGGACCGGGGAGATGGGGTGCCGGGCCCTGCCTCGCCGCTGCGCTGGATTACCACGACCTGGGGTTATGATGACGCCTACGGCAACCTCGTCTCGCGCCAGTTTTCCCTCAACGGTGGCGTGGAGACGAAGTCATGGTCCGCGCAGTACCACAACCTGGAATCCGCCTGGCTCATCGGGCTACCGCACACCGTCACCGAGAGCAGCACCGCCTCGGGAGATACGGTCACCCGCACACGCAGCCTCCAGTACGTCGCGGGTACCGCGCTGCTGGAGAAGGAGACGCTGGAGCCGGGGAGCCCCGACCTCGAGCTGTCCACCACCTATGTGCGGGCGCCGGACGGTGTGGTGTCGCAGATTCTACGCGCCGCGCCGGGCCTGCCAACGCGCGCCACCACGTTGGAGTATGGCACCGCCGACCGCACCTTCCCGACCGCCACCGTCAACGCGCTCAACCACCGGGAGGAGATGCTCTATCATTGGGGGCTCGGTGTCCTCGCCGTGTCTGTCAATGCCAACGGCGTTCGCACCGCATGGCAGTACGACGGCTTCGGACGCGTCCGGAAGGAGGATGGGCCGGAGCAGGCTGACTCCACGACGTCTTATGGCTGGGCCCCTCCGGGCGGAAATGACGTCCTCCAGGTCTTGACCACCCAGGCGGGAGGGCAGGAGGCCCTGGTCACCGCGGACCGGCTGGGCAGGACTCTCACGACCCGCACGCGCACGTTCCAGGGCGGCTTCACGCGGACCACCCAGGAGTACGACGCGCAAGGCCGCATCGCGAAGGTCTGGCAGACATCGCCGCTGAATCCCTCGCAGCAGGTCTTCACGGAGTACCTGTTCGACGCGCTCAATCGACAGACGGGCATTCGTTACCCGGATCAGACGTCCACCAGCTCCGTGTACGACGGACTGCGCGTCCGGAACACCGATGCGAAGGGGGCGCTGCGCGTCATCCAGCAGCATCCGAACGGCAAGCCGGAGCTCATCGAAGAATACGTGAGCCCGTCCTCGGTCCTTCAGACCCGATACGTCTACGGGCCATTCGACACGCTCAAGAAGGTGACGGACCCGCAAGGCAACGAGACGGTGATGACGTTCGACAGGCTGGGCCGCCGTACGGAGCTGCGGGACCCGGACTCGGGGCTGAGCGTGACCCGCTACAACCCGTTCGGCGAGGTCCGTGAGACGGTGGACGCGAAGGGGACGACGACCACCTTCCTCTACGACGTGCTGGGCCGCAAGACGCGCGCGAGCAACGGTGTGGATGGAGTCTCCCGCCTCGTCTGGGATACGGCGGCTCATGGGCTCGGGCAGCTTGCCAGCAGCACGCAGGAAGGCGACCCCGGCACACCGAACGACGACATCACCATCGTCCATACCTTCGACGCGCTCGGCCGGCCGGCTGCGGACACCTGGGGTGTGGATGGCCGGTTCTACTCCATCGACCATGGCTACGATGTCTACAGCCGGCTTCGCACGCTCACCTATCCAGGCGTGGGCGGACAGCGGCTGTCCGTCGAGTATGCTTATACGGACTGGGGACAGCTCCAGCGGGTCAATGACTCCATCACGGGGAGTGCCTACTGGACCGCGGAGTCGCGCAATGCCCTGGGGCAGCTCACACGTGAGACCTTTGGCAATGGAATCATCTCCCAGCGTGCCTATGACGTGAACGGGTACCTACGCTTCATCGACAGCAAGCGCGGGACGGTGCCGGTGCAGGCCCTGGCTTTCGAGTACGGTCCCAGCGGGAACCTGCATAGCCGGCATGACCTGATTGGCAAGAGCACAGAGGACTTCGTCCACGACGACCTGGACCGATTGACCCAATGGTCGGTGTTCCAGAACTGCCGCTCGTCGACGCTGGAATACCCATACGACAGCCTCGGCAACTTGCTGGGCTCCGAGGTGGTGACGGGGACCGGCGTGGCCTCGACCCTCTTCTACGAGAAGACGAACGGCGCGGGTCCCCATGCGGTAACGCGCTCTCAGGAGGGGAGCTATACCTACGACCTCAATGGCAATCAGGTGAGCGCGCCGGGCCGTATCGTGACGTATACGAGCTTCCGTCTTCCCTCATCCCTCTCCACGACCAGCGGTACCACCACGTTCCGCTATGACGCACACGGCACCCGCACGGTGAAGGTGCTTCCGGGCGGGGAGAAGACGGTCTACGTCGGCGGCCTGTACGAAATGCGCAGCGCTCCTGACGGGAGCGAGTTGCACGCCTTCAACATCCAGGGCGCCGAGCGCACCGTGGCGCAGGTCCTCTGGAGGGCCCAGGCCGGCCAGCAGGCGACCTCGGAGCGGCGGCTGTTCCTTCACACGGACCACCTGGGCTCCGTCGAGACGACGACGGACGACCTTGGGCAGGTGGTGGCTCGGATGAAATACGAGCCGTTCGGTGGGCGCCGGTTCGCGCAGGACCTGTCGCTGCCGCAAGGGCAGGTGTCCTGGGAGTCCTTCCAGGGCTTCACCGGCCATGAGCATGACGAGGAGTCCGGTCTCATCAACATGCGGGGGCGCATCTACGACCCGAAGCTCGGGCGCTTCTTGAGCCCCGACCCATTCATCCAGGCTCCGCTGCGCAGCCAGTCCTTCAACCGCTACAGCTACGTCCTCAACAATCCGCTCCGGTTCACGGACCCCTCTGGCTACCTGGCGATGGACACCATCATCGTCTACGACAGTTGGTACGGCGGCTACACGGCGTTGGGCGGTGGGTACGTCCAGACAGTCACGAACAGGCACTGCGAGGCGTCGGATGGATGCGAAGGCCTGCTGACCGAGGTCAACGTCACGCGGTCGATGTCGCCTGAGTTCTCCTACTTCCTACTGCGGATGATGGAGTTCAGTTTCGCAACAGAGATCAATCGCTACGCGACCAACGCCAGGCTCTTCTTGGAATCGGATTTCCTGGTGGGCTTCAAGGAGGGATTCCAGCATGACCTCGAGAGCTTGAGGCCCCCGCAGCCGCCTCCGTACATCATCCCAACCCAGAACGGTGACGGGTCGATCAACTGGGATGGCGTGTTTCAAGAGACACAGACGACGGCGAAGACCATCGCATGGATGGTGTCCATCGTATCGCTCTTCGATGGCATGAAGATGGAGGTGCCTCCCGCCGGAGCGAATGCGCGCTTCAGTGGTTTTGTGCCAGGGCAGCCCCGGACGAACGTCGAGCCGCCGGTCTCGACGCCAGCACCCGGCAAGACATTGCCGTGGTCCAGCAAGGCCTTGAAGCAGGCTGAAGTGGCACTGGAGCAGGGCGCCACCTCCGTTCATGTCGGAAGTCGCGCCGAGGCTGAGGAGCTCTTCCTCGGCAGGTACGCCGGGGAGGGCTACCGGAATGTGACAAAAATGTCTCCCACCGAGGCGAAGAACTTCTTCGGTGGGAAGGCCGGCTCGTACCATTGGGATGAAGGGCCAGACGCATTTCCCCATGGTCAGGACCACTTGCAGGTCCACACCTATGGTGGTGATGTGATTCGGATCTACTTCTGA
- a CDS encoding tyrosine recombinase XerC produces MTNLSPLLEQFRVHLEDEKGASPHTVKNYLIDLVDYERYLVERMKLSLLSGTHAAIRGYLGTLSTDHAPASRARRLASVKSFYKYLVRQKLLSASPAKLVKSPKLPKTLPKVLPVEEVFAILDMPDVKTVLGLRDKAILEMLYGGGLRISELCGLNTLDVDRSGRIVRVMGKGSKERLVPVNAQSIRALEAYLVRRAELLATPKPDQDPDAMFLNFRGGRLTPRSIGRHLDTYVLKCALARKVSPHAMRHSFATHLLGGGADIRSIQELLGHASLSTTQRYTQVTWEQLQQVYDSAHPRA; encoded by the coding sequence ATGACGAACCTGTCGCCGCTGCTGGAGCAGTTCCGGGTCCACCTGGAGGACGAGAAGGGTGCGTCTCCGCACACGGTGAAGAACTACCTCATCGACCTCGTGGACTATGAGCGCTACCTGGTGGAGCGGATGAAGCTGTCGCTCCTGTCGGGCACGCACGCGGCGATTCGTGGCTACCTCGGCACGCTGAGCACGGACCACGCGCCGGCGAGCCGGGCGCGGCGGCTCGCGAGCGTCAAGTCGTTCTACAAGTACCTCGTCCGGCAGAAGCTGCTGTCCGCGAGCCCGGCGAAGCTGGTGAAGAGCCCGAAGCTGCCGAAGACGCTGCCCAAGGTGCTGCCGGTGGAGGAGGTCTTCGCCATCCTCGACATGCCGGACGTGAAGACGGTGCTCGGGCTGCGGGACAAGGCGATTCTGGAGATGCTCTACGGCGGTGGCCTGCGTATCAGCGAGCTCTGCGGATTGAACACGCTGGACGTGGACCGGAGTGGCCGCATCGTCCGGGTCATGGGTAAGGGCAGCAAGGAGCGACTGGTGCCCGTGAATGCACAGTCCATCCGAGCCCTGGAGGCATATCTCGTGCGCAGGGCCGAGCTGCTGGCCACGCCGAAGCCGGACCAGGACCCGGACGCGATGTTCCTCAACTTCCGCGGTGGACGGCTGACGCCGAGGAGCATCGGGAGGCATCTGGACACGTACGTGCTGAAGTGCGCGCTGGCGCGCAAGGTGAGCCCGCACGCGATGCGCCACTCGTTTGCCACGCACCTGTTGGGCGGAGGCGCGGACATCCGTAGCATCCAGGAGCTGCTCGGCCACGCGAGCCTGTCCACCACGCAGCGGTATACGCAGGTGACGTGGGAGCAGTTGCAGCAGGTCTACGACTCCGCGCATCCGCGAGCGTGA
- a CDS encoding kinesin encodes MASLIYRRYGGSLQVDLPSFDVLEEAVRIPETQWIATACPLEGLSCDPRFLTFLDTDGNGRVRVAEVRAAVEWAAKQLKNRKGSDEGSPVLELDALTEEARPLRGAAETILRTLKAPDMARISLEQVRASETALRAAGQNGDGIVSPAHLPERLRPLAQDIMSCFPEVKNRAGEPGIDPATVKRFREERAALLTHQEARSAAFAFGDTSLDTAKRIREVAPWLDAYFVQCRLVAAQPEAAASLRLRAERVEGALGDVAALGKAAGDLPIAPPEPSGVLEWSRIHRGPAYETLEAFRRDVASQVTGDARRLTDPAWREMVAKADAVLAWQAKLDASPVRKLVDALPSVDEADLAAIEAVCAEDLALKPTLDAITELERLVLYQRWLLVFANNFISMPNLYMPRRLALVEKGTLILGGRKYTLSVLVTNRAAHTALTGQGTTCILYVQVAPKDGAPSYEVAVPVTRGRSTDLVVGKRGIFYDVDGKEHDATVTLVIRQPVSLWEAMTMPFTRIGAFITSKVEGLATSGEKTFDTTLEKGYTQAAAAAPPAPAAAAPAPAAAPAASGIAGMVAAGSIAAAALGSSFAFIVTQVKSLSLVDLISAATLIAIVVMAPAGLLGWLKLRRRNLALLLEGSGWALNDRLMLTPALSSLVTRRPKLPKGARVDRMDMVRPELVLAQEEDGGAEGLSGWARLGIALAILFVVLWQVRVPILSAMCGARWLSEDTCAAVLPSLVSTPTAATPVPAPAPAPAAK; translated from the coding sequence ATGGCCTCTCTCATCTATCGCCGCTATGGCGGCTCGCTCCAGGTCGACCTTCCGTCCTTCGATGTGCTCGAGGAGGCGGTGCGCATTCCCGAGACGCAGTGGATTGCCACCGCGTGTCCGCTGGAGGGGCTGAGCTGTGACCCTCGCTTCCTGACGTTCCTGGACACGGACGGCAACGGCCGTGTCCGCGTGGCGGAGGTGCGCGCCGCGGTGGAGTGGGCGGCGAAGCAACTGAAGAACAGGAAGGGCTCGGACGAAGGCAGCCCCGTGCTGGAGTTGGATGCGCTCACCGAGGAGGCCCGGCCGCTGCGGGGCGCGGCGGAGACCATCCTCCGGACGCTGAAGGCGCCGGATATGGCGCGAATCTCCCTGGAGCAGGTGCGGGCCAGCGAGACGGCGCTGCGCGCGGCGGGACAGAATGGGGACGGCATCGTCTCGCCCGCGCACCTGCCCGAGCGGCTGCGTCCGCTGGCGCAGGACATCATGTCCTGCTTCCCCGAGGTGAAGAACCGCGCGGGCGAGCCGGGCATCGACCCGGCGACGGTGAAGCGCTTCCGCGAGGAGCGCGCGGCGCTGCTGACGCACCAGGAGGCGCGGAGCGCGGCCTTTGCCTTTGGTGACACCAGCCTGGACACGGCGAAGCGCATCCGCGAGGTGGCGCCGTGGCTGGACGCGTACTTCGTGCAGTGCCGGCTGGTGGCCGCGCAGCCCGAGGCCGCGGCGAGCCTGCGCCTGCGCGCGGAGCGGGTGGAGGGTGCGCTCGGTGACGTGGCGGCGCTGGGGAAGGCGGCGGGAGATTTGCCCATTGCTCCGCCCGAGCCCTCGGGCGTGCTGGAGTGGTCTCGCATCCATCGCGGCCCCGCGTACGAGACGCTGGAGGCGTTCCGCCGCGACGTGGCCTCGCAGGTGACGGGCGACGCGCGTCGGCTCACGGACCCGGCGTGGCGGGAGATGGTGGCGAAGGCGGATGCGGTGCTGGCGTGGCAGGCGAAGCTGGACGCGAGCCCCGTGCGCAAGCTGGTGGACGCGCTGCCGTCTGTGGACGAGGCGGACCTGGCGGCGATTGAAGCGGTGTGCGCGGAAGACCTGGCGCTGAAGCCGACGCTGGACGCCATCACCGAGCTGGAGCGGTTGGTGCTCTACCAGCGCTGGCTGCTGGTGTTCGCGAACAACTTCATCAGCATGCCCAACCTCTACATGCCGCGGCGGCTGGCGCTGGTGGAGAAGGGGACGCTCATCCTCGGCGGGCGCAAGTACACGCTGTCGGTGCTGGTGACGAACCGGGCGGCGCACACGGCGCTCACGGGGCAGGGCACCACGTGCATCCTCTACGTGCAGGTGGCGCCGAAGGATGGAGCGCCGAGCTACGAGGTGGCGGTGCCCGTCACGCGCGGGCGGAGCACGGACCTGGTGGTGGGCAAGCGCGGCATCTTCTACGACGTGGATGGCAAAGAGCACGACGCCACGGTGACGCTCGTCATCCGCCAGCCCGTGTCGCTGTGGGAGGCGATGACGATGCCCTTCACGCGCATTGGCGCGTTCATCACCAGCAAGGTGGAGGGGCTGGCGACGTCGGGGGAGAAGACGTTCGATACGACGCTGGAGAAGGGCTACACGCAGGCAGCGGCGGCGGCTCCTCCCGCGCCGGCCGCGGCCGCGCCTGCTCCCGCGGCGGCTCCGGCGGCGAGTGGCATCGCGGGGATGGTGGCGGCGGGCAGCATCGCGGCGGCGGCGCTCGGTTCGTCGTTCGCGTTCATCGTGACGCAGGTGAAGTCGCTGTCGCTGGTGGACCTCATCTCGGCGGCGACGTTGATTGCGATTGTGGTGATGGCTCCTGCGGGGCTGCTGGGGTGGTTGAAGCTGCGGCGGCGCAACCTGGCGTTGCTGTTGGAGGGCTCGGGCTGGGCGCTGAATGACCGGTTGATGCTGACGCCCGCGCTGTCGTCGCTGGTGACGCGGCGGCCGAAGCTGCCCAAGGGCGCGCGCGTGGACCGGATGGACATGGTGCGTCCGGAGCTGGTGCTTGCGCAGGAAGAGGACGGCGGAGCGGAGGGGCTGTCCGGCTGGGCTCGGCTGGGCATCGCGTTGGCGATTCTGTTCGTCGTGCTCTGGCAGGTCCGCGTGCCGATTCTGTCCGCGATGTGCGGGGCGCGCTGGCTGTCCGAGGACACGTGCGCGGCGGTGCTGCCGTCGCTGGTCTCCACGCCCACGGCGGCGACTCCCGTGCCCGCGCCCGCTCCGGCGCCGGCGGCGAAGTAG
- a CDS encoding trypsin-like serine peptidase, which translates to MQFLSRSRGSLTAVVFSVFVAVPAAWAGTSADPADNGSSRTLALQQDIDSVIAYWTPERMAAALPAEVPTTSGTAPISLKPIAPENEMRREDGAEPRGGVRMMAADIHSMSGRIFYTDDQGQNRSCSGSTVNSNGKRVVFTAGHCVHGGGAGRTWYSNWVFVPAYHAGSPYGVWSAYQLWTKNGWINSADRSYDVAAAVMNPLNGVRIVDAVGGQGIKWGYGYGQYIYQFGYPADPPYNGSMLYYCQGSTWNESGFPTISCSMTGGASGGPWLESYGQTFWAYIYTVNSWMFWDPDPTHVYKWQGPYFSYDTAGNLFDLVKDM; encoded by the coding sequence ATGCAATTCCTATCGAGAAGTCGAGGCTCGCTCACCGCGGTGGTGTTTTCTGTCTTCGTCGCGGTGCCCGCTGCGTGGGCGGGGACGTCCGCGGACCCGGCTGACAACGGGAGCTCTCGGACGCTCGCGCTTCAGCAGGACATCGACTCCGTCATCGCGTACTGGACGCCGGAGCGCATGGCGGCGGCGCTGCCCGCCGAGGTGCCGACGACGTCCGGCACCGCGCCCATCAGCCTCAAGCCCATTGCGCCGGAGAACGAGATGCGCCGCGAGGACGGCGCGGAGCCTCGCGGTGGCGTGCGGATGATGGCGGCCGACATCCACTCGATGAGCGGGCGCATCTTCTACACGGACGACCAGGGGCAGAACCGCAGCTGTTCCGGCAGCACGGTGAACAGCAATGGCAAGCGGGTGGTCTTCACCGCGGGCCACTGCGTGCACGGCGGTGGTGCCGGGCGCACGTGGTACTCCAACTGGGTCTTCGTGCCCGCCTACCACGCGGGCTCGCCATATGGCGTGTGGTCCGCGTACCAGCTCTGGACGAAGAACGGGTGGATCAACAGCGCGGACCGCTCCTACGACGTGGCGGCGGCGGTGATGAACCCGCTCAACGGCGTGCGCATCGTCGACGCGGTGGGTGGCCAGGGCATCAAGTGGGGCTACGGCTACGGGCAGTACATCTACCAGTTCGGCTACCCCGCGGACCCGCCCTACAACGGGTCGATGCTCTACTACTGCCAGGGCAGCACGTGGAACGAGAGCGGCTTCCCCACCATCAGCTGCAGCATGACGGGTGGCGCCAGCGGCGGGCCGTGGCTGGAGAGCTATGGCCAGACGTTCTGGGCCTATATCTACACGGTGAACAGCTGGATGTTCTGGGACCCGGACCCGACGCACGTCTACAAGTGGCAGGGGCCCTACTTCAGCTACGACACGGCGGGCAACCTGTTCGACCTCGTGAAAGACATGTGA